The following is a genomic window from Hymenobacter sp. APR13.
CCGGATTTTGGCTTCGATCTGGTCGGCCAGCTCGGGGTTGTCCTGCAGGATGGTTTTCACGCCTTCGCGGCCCTGGCCGAGCCGGTCGCCGTTGTAGCTGAACCACGAGCCCGACTTGGCGATAATGCCCATGTCCACGCCCAGGTCGAGGATTTCGCCCACCTTACTGATGCCTTCGTTGTAGATGATGTCGAACTCAATCACCTTGAAGGGCGGCGCCACCTTGTTTTTCACCACCTTCACCTTGGTGCGGTTGCCGGTCACGTTGTCCTTGTCTTCCTTGATCTGGCCGATGCGGCGGATATCGAGGCGTACGGAGGCGTAGAACTTGAGGGCGTTACCACCGGTGGTAGTTTCGGGCGAGCCGAACATCACGCCGATTTTTTCGCGCAGCTGGTTGATGAAGATGCAGCAGCAGCCGGTTTTGTTGATGGTGCCGGTGAGCTTGCGCAGGGCCTGGCTCATGAGGCGGGCGTGCAAGCCCACTTTCGAGTCGCCCATGTCGCCTTCCAGCTCGCCTTTCGGCACCAGCGCGGCCACGGAGTCAATTACGATGATGTCGATGGCACCGCTGGAAATCAACTGGTCGGCAATTTCGAGGGCCTGCTCGCCGTTGTCGGGCTGCGCAATCAGCAGGTTTTCGGTGTCGATGCCGAGCTTCTTGGCGTACAGCGGGTCGAAGGCGTGTTCGGCGTCGATGAAGGCCGCTACACCGCCGCGCTTCTGCGCTTCGGCAATGCAGTGCATGGTGAGCGTGGTCTTACCTGACGATTCCGGGCCGT
Proteins encoded in this region:
- the recA gene encoding recombinase RecA: MTLGNASAEKMKALQLTLDKLDKAYGKGTVMKLSDNKVMDVEVISTGSLGLDIALGVGGLPKGRVVEIYGPESSGKTTLTMHCIAEAQKRGGVAAFIDAEHAFDPLYAKKLGIDTENLLIAQPDNGEQALEIADQLISSGAIDIIVIDSVAALVPKGELEGDMGDSKVGLHARLMSQALRKLTGTINKTGCCCIFINQLREKIGVMFGSPETTTGGNALKFYASVRLDIRRIGQIKEDKDNVTGNRTKVKVVKNKVAPPFKVIEFDIIYNEGISKVGEILDLGVDMGIIAKSGSWFSYNGDRLGQGREGVKTILQDNPELADQIEAKIRAMVKGEPDAALAAIPEDRSTDDDDDDDADEAL